Within the Glycine max cultivar Williams 82 chromosome 12, Glycine_max_v4.0, whole genome shotgun sequence genome, the region TATTGAAATTGATTCATGAATCACAGCGTAACTATTGAAATTGAGTCatgaattacaataaaaaaaacaacaattaatacaacaatttggccagtttcaggattctcatcattccctccttcttggaaaacatttgcccttaAATGTCCAGATCATCatcgggttcaagtaccacttccttcctttttcttgttggcttgcttggcatagctttcattcttctttgcaatttgcaccttcaattggtcatacaatcttttcacatacgcaactttggcatgtgcatccttacgttgagtctcttggggattgcttttgtaagtcgatctgttaggcaatgaagctccgggaaggagatcaacttgatgttctatgcctcttgaaggtggcagtccatgaggaatctccttaggaaagacatttttaaattcctgcaataagggttgagcactaggagaaatagaaatagtaaactcattagaattatcagtagaaattttattgTGTTTGCAAtagagtggttcatgagcaggcAACACTTTCCTCAgttcactcgcctctgcaaaataattaaattttctctcatgtgtatcactctctctcttatgtgtatcactctttccctcgggtgtatcactcttctttttcctattcctctgtggtgcctcactattttctttctcttttctctcattctgatttggtcatcacacacttctctaggggatagaggtttaagagtaaacaagGAAGATTTGACTATTCGCCTGTAGAgctcttctttgttacggttcaacaaacgttgcatttgtgtagtcatcgcgTCCAGTAATAAGCACTGAGATccatccagttgatgatatacaccaccattgtcaccagctcctgccatgattaaggaacaaagaattttgcagtaatttaataaaaagattCACGACCTCACCAcactactcacgtgtttctctctttgatggtagttcactcgtgtttgatgctctcaatataggcttctgtgtgatgttttcactcttgccttttaccactcactcccttttaagttcctagatgaatcaaattagacacacaaggtatataacaggaaagacagtttaattatcacaaattatgtaacagatttaatttggataacaaatcagatttgattttggttaacatattagacttgatttggatttagatttgatttggataacatattagacttgatttggatagcagattggatttgatttgaataacaaattagatttgatttgatttggataacaaatctgatttggataacaaattttgatttgatttgatttggataacatatcagatttggataacaaattagatttaatttggataacatataggataacaaataagataacagatatgacaagtaaacttcaaatgctcataacttttgctacggttgtccgtttgaggcccactatatatcaaaacgctcggaattcagaggagaatctagataaggggatttgacccacgattttctttccaaaaaaaaaatacctctaaatgcctcaatttcgtgttcaaagatcaaacacccactttttttttcaaaatttctgcaacttttttttacacAGTGTGAAAGACAcgagaaacaagaacaagaacgtgacaagaacaagaatgcaaataacagaacacaagacgcaaacaagaacgaaacaagatgtgaacaagaacgcaaataagaaaacaaataacagaataaagacaaaacacgaacctggaaaaattacaaagaaaaaaaataggataggatagaacctgtatcaagagccgaagctctaataccagatgatgtgaaccttatGGGGCGgaacgtttgatacaggctatagaattttggatgacgccacttctagtgaaggaagataagtcaggatagacgccacaagaattaccttgataagtctgagattggttcaacaaggaacccaaagagaagctctcaccaaattttatcaaatgccaaaagttttcttattcaaaacaaaaaccaatacttatagtgtatctgaacaaaaagataaaaatagacataagccttctaaacagtttgggccaaaattacaataaataaaaattataactaaaaaacatatttaatttgggccttcaaattaatctaggCTTTCAGCaataattaatagtcttgatagtgtctctgtcTCTGgaccttcatctttctccacttggggcttcatccttctccactcggggactttgtccttctccacttgggcttttagcctgtatttggtcagtttcaggattctcatcaccaTAGGCCGGTGAATGGTAGATAACGTCTTGAACAGTCAAAAGgtgatttaaataatattaaagaaaaaaaacaaaataaatataatttataaagagcaaaatcaattattttttaaagaacagaaaataaaaaaacgtaaaattataagagtaaaaagatatttaaattttgttaaaatgataaatgtttTGACTTGATAAACCAGAATTTTGTTTAAAACAACATTGGAGAGTCCCGACAACTCCTATTTCATTTAGTAATTCCTTCTGCCACACCTCTTCAAATCAGTGTAATGTGGAAAATAGTTGCTGGCAGTCCAATCCAAATTTTGTTTCAGCCAAATGGTGAAGGATAAGGATGGAGAATCCATACCTCCATGGCAATTTTGCTTCAAACAGCTTGATGAACTGGGACCACCATAAGTCATTTGCATCATCACTAAAGCGATCTTCTGTTTGTCGCAAGATGCCATACCATGCCCCCTCTCTAGTAGTCACTTTCAGGATcttgaaattaaacaagaataaCGTAAAGAAAGAGTGTTTCACatacaaaattttctttaatgatgtaataattatttacatttaacgTTTTCCCATCATTTACcaatttactattaaaattcAGAATCTGAGTCTAGTTCAATTGACCGAGTAAGACACGTAAATTAGTTACACGTCACAAAGGTTTTCATACTTGAAACATAGAGAATGCTCTCCATTCCTTATGCCCTCGTCATCCATCAACTTAGGGAAGTCATAACTTCGAAAAAGATTAGAAAAACTTACAGCTGGCATAATATAGTATGGACAACAGCAACTAGTTTCATCCATTGCAATGGATAAGGTATGACTTCTGATGCTTAATGCATCCCATGTCTGCCCTTACAAATAAGCAAAGTCATTCCTATCCTGAATCCTCTTATTTGCCCTACGCTCAGGTAGAAGCATCAGTTGGCTAATTAGAATTATCAAATGAACTGGTCTGAGATGTCCGACTTTGATTTTAACCTTCGGAAGTACTCTCGCGGTGGTCCTCTCTTTAGGCATGGCAGAGGTCGGTGCTAAAGGGTTAGAGTACTTGCAACTGCATTCCAACACTTAAAAATAGTGAGAATTTTAGCGAAGTGACAATAAATGTCATAAATGTGTACTGACACTACTGACAATGACTTATTTATAAGGCGAGTTGAGGCGAAATGTGTAGAGTCCAAAGCCTCTATTGAAAAGTTTTTACCTATTTAGAAGAAATTCGTTATTAGTTTACTCGCCAAGTTATGATTCCTTGTTCCAGGGTGTATTGATTATTGAATTCACCTTCCAACTAAACCACCTGCTATAAACTTCAATCCAATTACTCTTCATGGAGTTCAGTGGATTGTTCTAGTGTAGTACCGTCTGGAATACCAAGTTATACTACCATCTATTCTCTCATATGTATAACTCTACTCCCGCAGAATTTTTACAATTAGCAAAGAAATgggataagaaaagaaaaaagtgtggGATAAGATGAACAATGTGATGTATAGagacagaaaaaaaatgttctaaAAATGGTATAAGAATATCATTATTCATTTCATATAGCTCGTAGAGAGATTGGTAATTTACACATAACTCAGCATTAATTTGCAGCTACTCTAACATAGAATACATCTGGATCATGAATGAACGTATTCTAAGTACGGATGTACTATAACTAAGGATGAAAACGAAATAGCAATCAGAATAAGAGCAGACACAAAACTAGGCAGCAAAGGAGGAAACAACTTATTCTGCTGAGTGATTTATCAACTTGCATTAAATGTCTTCTCATTCTTGGGTTACTGGTCCCCGAAAGATTGGCATATGTATGGAGGTTTGACACGTGGTTACCAAATACCCTTGCATATATCATCTCTCCAAAGATTCCAAATGTGTTGTCTATTGAACCACTTGTTCTAATCATAGGTGAGGTGTAACCGCTTGGAATCGAGTTGAATTGTTGAGGATGATAAGGATTACTATAGGGATGGTAACTTTGAGAAATCGGTTGGGAAACACTTCTAATGTTGTGTGTTCTGGGACCATGAGGTCTTTGTGGTATGACAGTCCCTACTTGATGTGGCTTCCCTTTAGAAGGTATTGTGGTTTGGCCGCGGCCGTATAATGGAACAAGGGAGGATTGAGAAACTTCTGATTTGCATACAGGACATTGTGGCTTCTGTTGCTCTTCATTATCCAAAGAGGTGCTTTGAAAATGAAGCCATTTATATATGCAGGGCCAGCAATAAAGATGACCACAAAGTGTCACCACTGGATCTTGAACACACTCCAGGCAGATGTTGCAGTCAAAGCTACCAGAGGCATTTCTACCAGAATCTGCAATGATTTCACTGGAAGATTTCCAATTTCCTTTTTGGTGCACACTCTCCTCGAAGTGATCTAAGgccattttttccttttagtttTACAGTATGTTCTCTTACAAGTACCTGAACCTGAAATGCACAAGTATGAATTATGAGTGTCTCTTAAGTGATTGCAGATTAGTTCATAGTTTTCATAAATGAGTTTTGTTAGTATGAGAGGGTTTAAATTTTACAAACCACTCAAAATTAaaggttcaaataaaaaatgtcaacCTTCTATGGTACAATTATTTTCCTTGTGGCTTGTGGCTGAGCATGATGGTTTGGCAAAGCAATTTAAGTCAGTAGATACCATGGACCAAAAATATATCTACTTAAAGCCATCCCCACATCTATGGTATACTCAATGTTTCTCAAAATTAGTGAATGTGGAATATGTAAATGGAAAAGACACAAAATTAAGCGACATATCAACCAACCAAATGAAGTGCAGTGTTTTAATAAATGGTTACTTGGTTAGCCATATTTAGTTATAAATTTCcacaaaaataattagtatttgtaataaaaaaatccaagttTGGGAACCAACCAAAAGGTTTACACCATGATATTGGAGTAGCAAGTAGCAACCACATCCACAGAAATTTGGAAAGTACCTtctatatgataattattttcaacTACCTAGGCGTTGCTCAGTTGGTTGGTTAGGGTGGGATCGACTTTGGCTAGAGTTGATAAGTTCAAGTTATGGGTGGCAACCACTCCTTATAACTACCAAAAATATGTTCAGAGTTctagtttttaaaaagttaaatttacaTAGCTATATTTTAATGACAGAGTGTGTCAAATGCCAAATTTGGAAAGAACCAACCCATTTAACTCTCCAACCACCTTTTTTCCcataaattgcaaaaaaaaaatacatggagAATAGCTTTAATCACAGGCCTTACTGTGTATACAAAGTCGGTGGGGCAACtataattattctatttttatttatcttcatgTGATTAAATAACATAACATGGTTATGTCGGAGAAAGAAGTAaacaatttatatttgatttttatcaattaagAACTCACCACCATTGTTTGTACTGCACCCTAATTATATTTCTGAAAAATTGTATTTATCTCTCTACAACTAACCATATCACAGTGTCCAAATCCGTTAAAAATAACTCTGCATTTAATCTCTAATCCTCTCTTTGGGGAAAAAAAGGTTTCTGGTAAAAAAGATTACAAGACTACAATCACTTGTTGCCAATGATTGCAAGAAAAATGACAATGACAGTTACAGACATTAAATATATGGTAGGTGCCTGCttcaatttatctttatttgacATATTAAAACAATTGCAGACAGGACTCATCCAACTgcttaattaaataaactaatttctaGAAAGAAGCTagccaaagaaagaaaatctaGTGAGTGcactttacttttcttttcccTAGTTCGAGACACTGATGAATAGTAAATGTGGGTACCACTCTCAACGGAAATTTAAACTTATCCGCTATACTGCGAAAGACTAGTCCCAACTCCTCTTAGTATTCAATCCAAATTAGCTACGATACTAATTAAGTTAGACTACTACTGGAGAGGTAAATATTAAGCGAAGAGAAGAGGTTCTTCGAATTGAAACAAGCAAGTCAATTGCATAATATCTCTCAAAGCAAAAGACAAATtggaaaaacaaagaaagcaaTATCCACAATCTCAGGGATATCATGCATCATGCAGATCATGTTATCATGTACAAGAGGGAAAATACAAAAGCTTCTGATATCCATCATCAATCACCAAATCACTTTTTGCAGGAACTAGAAATTAAGAGCATGTTCTATTCccttctcacttttttattttaaaaactatttttctaaaataatttaacactaCATAAATTTTAGTAGAAACTAAAATCagtttttataaaacataaatcaAGCACAGCCTAAACAATTTTCTTTCTAGATCTGTCGTGAGAGAAAACAAGATTCAACCACCTATGAACTATGGAATATGGTGGCGTGTGTAAGTGTTGAACATAATAAAGTGAGATGCAAAAGGTGTTTATTTCCATCTATTAGACACATAGAAATCAGGATCTCAATTATCAACACGAGTATTGATGAAGTTACCTTATCAGTTTCCGTGCGTAAAGTTAAAGCGCGTCCATTAAAGACCAAgcaattcttcaccaaaaaaaaacattttttattgaaaatttcaaCACCCAGATGAACATAAGAGGCTAAGCATAAATAAAGAAGGCGAGTTAAGGAAAACAAAAACGAAACTGCATGCCCCATGTCTTGACATCACATCctatgaagagagagagagagagagaaaggtttgAATACTTACAGATGAAAAGACAAGGGAATCAGTTTGTGTTTGGAGGGTGCAACTACTATAGCAAGCCGTGAGAATATTTGGAAGCTCaatagaaaagaaggaaagttgCGTAGAAGGGTAGAGACAGAtgaagagaaggaagaagaacaagaaatgATGGAGTACGAGGGAAAGAAGAGTTGGGAGAATGAGATTTTataatagaataataattattaacttAAATTAATTGTGGTTAAGGTATGAATTCGTCGGGGAAAAGGCGATAAATGAATGTGATAAATCTTATGATAACAAAAGTAAATATAAAGTTTTGTATATGGATTATTTTATCATACAtatactttttttctcttttcatattTCTATCTGTCATTTCCCATGACAGTTATTTTCGTATATCAAATTGTCTTATATTACTCATTACTCaggaattgaaattaaaaattgtttatcaTCGGCACACTTAATACCTATTTAACAAACTAATCGActataaaaacttatatatatatatatatatatatatatatatatatatatatatatatatatatatatatatatatatatatatatatatattttcttaaatatacatatatgcTTCTAACTTGCATTTGAGATAtcatcttatattttaaaaatcaactaaatgatttaatttacattttaatctcttttcatctataattttcaaaatctttagtttcaactttaatttgaatattttaaaaaaatcaataactaataataataataataatttatcacaataaaaatgatttatcataaatttaaaatataatttatatattcaaaatatttatttattaaaaaatttaattataatataatttatatatttaaaatattttttatcataaaataaatatatatcatgCCAATGCACGAGCTAAACTATTAGTTATAAGTAAAGTGTCTAGTTGACCTTTAAAAAAAGTGTCATAATTAGGAATTAATCTGcctctaaaaaaaagaaattaatctgCATATAATTTAAGGTACTAGTAAAATTTTGTTCGACAAAACCTTATTTAAGGATgcaattagaaattaattttttatcaatatgtttaaaattttcaacaatTCTTTAATGATACTTAATTTTGCTGGTTGTACACCCATTTATGAAGAAACCATTAATGATACAGCGCATCTAATGCCCTTCAATTTAAACCACTGTTCCACTAGGTTTTCTAGTAATAAAAAGATCTATGAATAATTTCTACCAGTTcctcaatttaaattttagagtaAAATCGGTTTTTATCTctctaaaatttgtaaaatataaaaaaatcttgttttgatttttcGATTTTGACatgtatcattttttattctataatcGGTATCCAAACTAGTTTATGTCTCTTAATAAAGTATTATCTAAAGTTTAAATCActtgaaaaattaaagtgatatattttaaaattataaaaaccaaaaataaataattttaaaaaaactaaaataaaacttgacAAATTCTTGAGGACCAAATATTTAATCCTGAATTTTGTTATCATTACTGAACCTTAAAAacattcttaaatttaattttttactgtATTCTTTTCAATATGTTATCTACAAAAATTTATCattgatttataaaatataattatttattttaaaatacttttttactgtattatttattttaaaatataattatttataaaataattaaattaaatttttaaaataaaaagagaaattttaatcAACACTCGTATTCCCTTCCGGAATGGATAACCTTCCTGACGTGGCGCCACATAGAACATAGGTCGCACTCTGCACGAGGCAAGTCTTTTTCtacttttctaataattttaaacattaatatttaacattttctttatacctttttaatttgaaatatacaaaaggtattaagttttaaaaaataatttattctattCTTGCTTCTATTATTTACAACttaataaggtaaaaaaaattacaaataggAGTAATACTTTTTTTCGGAAGTACAAGCATTTTACCTCCTTGAAGAAAAACATAgctcataaatttatattagttgttatttttcgtttatttctctttttaaaattaatcttctgagttttgaattttaaataatgaatagatttaaattttttaacatgtttttaatgtatgtttaattttcaattagagaaaatgtaaaaaaaatggtaaaatttaTACTAAAGATTTTATATGCTAACGATGAATgagtaaattaatcataaatgaGTACTAATGGGTtagtaaatattataaatataatgttCAATAGTATACTTCATTAAGGAAAATCATTATACAATCTCATTTAActagtgttatttttttttaggataaCTAGTGTAATATTAGAGTGcacatttttttaagtaaattaaatttaaaataacaataaattgcGCGCGTTGGTTTatgtattattgttttatttttattttatgtactcTTATATTTATTGGAGAAAagtgtcatttttattttcaattcaagaaattttgtcaattttatgtttgttacCACCTACGAATATAGACAAAAGTGTCGCTTTCTCTGTTTGCAATTGCTGACAATATTTTATTGATCAGTAGCCGCTCGACACATTTGCTCAACATATCTAAGTCTATGGAAACCTAGGTTTGAAGTTATAGTTTGtctttatatctttttaatcttttaaattttgtgatatttttaatttttgtctcttaaataaaattttattctttttaattctttaaattcatccaatattattttagttctttaataTTAGATTTGCTTAGATCGAATCAAACTGTTGATAGATCgttaaacaaatttataaaaaataacaatgttaAATCATaaatcacaaaaacaaaaaatcttaaaaatcacgtatttttttattttgtttggtttggttttcatatcttgttataaaaaaattaaacaaaatgaaataaattgtatattataattatattaatgtttattatggtaattaataataagtactaaataatttatatttttcatttgttttatcatcatgcatattttactttcatgtattaaaaaaagatatattagtatttttaaaaattgttaataaagTGATATGTTGCAAAAAGGGTTCatgatatcattttatattaatgataaatagaagtaaaaataattatttttaactaaagtaTGTTAAACaagatttaatataaaaaaatcattttttatataatatactatAATTAAGTTTAGttgatgaattttaaattatgataatagattaaaaaataaaaaatcataacattgaaccaaaccaaactacaaaaattggtttagtttgaatttgatgttatatttaaaacaaatcaaatcaaacaaacatcttttttgtatgttttgtttgaatgattttgtttatctaaCAATCAAACTAACCTGGACTGCGAACATCCCTAGCATtttgaaggattaaaaatatgttatttttaattcctcaaagagactaaacataatattttgcaaatttagagactaaaaaagagtaaatttttaattgggagatcaaaaccaaaaattttgcaaatttaaggaaataaaaatatatttaagtcttaccgtattaaaaaaaagatttttggaatcataATTAGGAATAAAACTTTATTCCAAAATGGGTTGATTTAGAAGGAAGATAATTAATTGGGTGTTAAATATGAAATCTCTAATgcttattagttaaaaaaatattaaaaattatttttgaaaaaaaacaatttagaaATAACTCATTTTGGTGCTTGATACTCCTTCATATCTTTCATAATTTCTagatttttatcttcttttatttattttttttgttttcaaagttTAGAATAATATCAATTactcttttattaattatatccttaattttaacataatctttaattaatttagacatgtatttattgagaaatataaatgaaaaaaagataaaatagaaaactttataactattttattagGATAAAAAACTGTATAGTACTTTTATGTTTTctgcataaaaaatttgaaagacaaataaaaaagaatgaaaggagtataatttttgaaaaattatttttaaggatataaattatttttatttgccttatttcttattttcatgaTGGAATAAATGTATTGTGCATTTATGTgagaatgaaatttattttttataattatactcTTTCTCACTATATTTTTCTACATTTCttctttactttaattttaaattaatatttttttaattgttaacgCCAAGTTGTCAACCAAATAGGTTCACATGAATAACATCTCTAAACATAATATTTCATTGATTTCCAAGAATAAAACTGTACCTTAAAACAAATGTCCACTTGATTTTTTCACatagacaaaaaaaagttaaatttatatGTAGGTTCCTGTATTATTTGATACTTTTTaatcaaacttttttaaaataatagcacATGGAAATACAAGTCAATAAAAGGGGTTGAATTGGTTTTAAATCGATTTTAGAcccaaattaaaacttttcaCAAATAACTTTCTTTAATTCAATTGAAACAAGAGATTTAGGTGTGTTAGAAATATCTTTTGATTTCTTAATCCCAATTAAACAATTACATAATTATACAAAACAAATTATGAACACGCAAatgttaagaaactaaaaaatgaaGCAATATGAGAGTTGAAGGGTTAGAGAAAA harbors:
- the LOC100807729 gene encoding E3 ubiquitin-protein ligase RMA1H1-like, whose product is MALDHFEESVHQKGNWKSSSEIIADSGRNASGSFDCNICLECVQDPVVTLCGHLYCWPCIYKWLHFQSTSLDNEEQQKPQCPVCKSEVSQSSLVPLYGRGQTTIPSKGKPHQVGTVIPQRPHGPRTHNIRSVSQPISQSYHPYSNPYHPQQFNSIPSGYTSPMIRTSGSIDNTFGIFGEMIYARVFGNHVSNLHTYANLSGTSNPRMRRHLMQVDKSLSRISCFLLCCLVLCLLLF